The stretch of DNA ataaaaaaaatatttttcatgccTCGCGCGCATAGATCCATACACTAATACTACAACATGTCATGTCGACATGCTAATGCaaaaatgttatatattttagaataatacGATCATGATAATATTTGGTGATACAATTCTctagttaataaaaataattatcctatttagattattctttttttttgcaattaTTATACGATTGATTTagctaaaaatattttagataaaatcaatcatataatatattaatttagttgGTTAGTTGGTTCACTTAATTGTTTAAATATGtgttaaagtttaaatttagcTTTATTTATGCAATAATTTATTAgtcaatgaaaattttttaaatgattctCGTATCTATaataaattagtctttaatctatcacattagaaaataatataaacaatcaaaaaatatataataatttttaaatttaactaacttattttttaagagtacattttaaaaatataataacaataaattttttatattttttatatatttaatNNNNNNNNNNNNNNNNNNNNNNNNNNNNNNNNNNNNNNNNNNNNNNNNNNNNNNNNNNNNNNNNNNNNNNNNNNNNNNNNtataaatatttttttatagtatttttaacttATATCTTAAGAGATAAGTTAGCAAaatcctaatattttttattgtaaggATAATTATTTAGTTTGACCTTAATAATGGGGTGCTtgacaaatttaatttgttaaagactattagtcaaaaataattaatgattGTGTGCTATGACCCCCTTTTAAAGCATATCCTCCACGTATTCGgtacaaatttaattaatttaataaaaataatgttacatatctaaatctttttatGAGTCTAATTCAATcaagttaaataataagatttagaataatattaatcgtaactaatttttattgtattaaattaatttaattagacttaattaataaaaagatttaaatatataatattattttataataaatatgccattaaatgcaaaaaaatatttttttatttctaaaacttgaacttaaaatattttaattaaattataaataatttgttatcttaactaatttttttatacacatttaataataaaagactgATTCAATTGTCACATTAGCAACTAATGACACactagtatttataatttaaaactagaattatatataaatactagaaaaattaaatcTGTATATAAAAgtatgtttatataaaataatataaccttaatttacaatttttttctttcgtcctttttaaaataattaagtttgttatatattttttaatttaattttgatataatgttAGATGAAAGATTTTATTCAtctgtttaattatatattgtaattaaaatattttgtctttactattttcaaaaataaaaaatatattctaaattagtaaattaattaatttattttaaaattttatatgtaaCACAGGTATATATactaaaacaaaagataaaaaataagtaataaaaatgaataaattgagaataaaataaaatatataaagttatgaagaaaaatattagattaatacctaaactatgattgtttgaattaaaatttgtaattgaaaatatcaaaaagaaaaataatgaaattggaAGATACATAGAGTCatagaaaattatataaaaaatatggagaatttaaaatttaccttTTGATGAACAGAAGATGACTACtagacaaaaaatagaaaaaaatgttaaaaatataaaaataaaaaaatttaagagaataaaagagTGACggtacaaaaattaaatttaattaggttaaataataatcaaaataataaaaaataaaaaagttaatttaaaactttaaccaattaaatataatttatttgtaatgggatcatttaaaaaaatagagatacattattatatataattattttttttaaaaaatgaaaacccAGTGGGGGCAAGTGCCCCCTTATGGCTCTTACTAAACGCATATGATTTTACTATATATACATAGACATATACACGTTCTTTCATACTTTCAATTTTCAACTTTCAAGTACATAGTAAGATGAAGGCTTTCACTTATGTTCTGATCAGTCTCCTTGTTTTTTCCATTGGCATAGGTATCTTTATATCCAATAGACaatgtttaatttttcttatcttctATGTTTTTGtttcaagaataaattttttgtcttttattttttatttttaaaaaagaacagTTTtacatgttatattttatattgttaaaaatagttaaaaaaaaagcttatgtttatttctttttaaaaaaaatggaaattcGTTTCTTTAAAAagcgaatattttataaaatgtttaCAAATATAAAGAAAGTCATTTTTCTTAGacgaaaaagaattaaaagaattgAGGCTGTGTTTGTTTATGATTTTCAGAAAAGTAATTTTGCAATCTGATTCTCTTCATGcagttaaaattatttaaaatttgatgttaataaaaatagtctttttgattttccaaacaaaaaaataaccgACTgttatttaaattctaattaatttattaaattataaaaatacggtgaaaagtgattttttcaaccaaaaaaaaaaaactggtttttttaatagaaaaaaattataaatttctatttgtttattcTAGTTTAGATTGCACATCCAACTGTCCAAGTAGTAATTGTTTGATGTGTTTGATGTGGATACGTAGGGAATGAAAGGCTAATGAAAGTAACAGAGTCTGTCTCAAACCATTGTACACAAACACTCAACAGTGAAATATGTGTAGCAGATCACCAGTGCGATGATATTTGCAAAAACCATTTTGGAAGGCTAGCAAGTGGGTTTTGCATTAATAGCAAATGTATGTGTCAGTACCCACCTCCATGTCACAATTTGTAGTCCTATGTTTGCAACATTTTCCCTTTGAAAAAATGTTTCaataatggaaaataaaaagcttaaaatatataaataaatgatgTTTCTatgaatcaattttatttactttcttctttttttttctcgttCTTAGTTACTTTTATGAGGTTAAAGAATATTATGAGTAATTATTTATAACCcaaataaaaagtaactaaaaattaatatcgCTTAGAAATGTCAAAGGACAACATTTGGGGTGTAATTGAAATTGACGTTCAGATACTTGtatttgcatatatatatatatatatatacggaatttttattttaataaataaataaattataataatgattgaaataaataatttaaaaaatatttactgaaataaatatttctcttatctcgtttatattGTAAATGAGAAAATTTTGCATGTATTTAGTATTTACACGGTAAACAAGATACACGAGATACATGTTATTCCGtgtgtaaatgagatatatgtatttataaataattagatataatttttgaaaataatagaaaatattaataatttaatttagaccaaactcttaaaaatagaacatttcaaatttcaaataatatttacttTAAAAGCACATAAACACATAAATGCACTATTAAACTGTCCACGGATACCTTTCTTTCAATCGAACACGGATTATTTCTTATTCACTAATggaaatatttaaattatattttaaacttttataNAAtgcaaacaaaataattaacatatatctcgtttatattgtaaacgagatatataaaaattaaaaaaactacaCATATCTCATTTATACAATAAACGAGATACGTGCAAAATTATCTATCGTTTACCgtgtaaacgaaataagaaagaaatatttattttgataaatattttttaaattatttatttcagtaattattataatttatttatttattaaaataaaaaatcctataTATACGtcaaaaaaatgtgaaaaaaataaaagaaaaccgAAGTCATTAATGAAACTAAATGGAGGAAgatttaaccaaaaaataaaataagaaataaaaatcaatCACACTTCCACTTCTAAATTTCCATAAACAATAGTATAAAGTATAAACAAAAGCAAATAGTGTGGACAAATATATTACTAGTATATTTAAGAATTGTGAGACACACTTAGAAAATTCCACACCAGCAACTGTTATATTGCTTTGAATCCACTCAACAAAATTGCTCAATTTTTATATGGTGTATTAACTTCTACCTAAATCCTACTACCTGGAAGGCAAAAACTTGAAGCTGCTTCTGCCTACCTTGTCTTTTTGGCTTTAgccaacttcttctttcttttcttgacaGCCTTGGGGATTTTATTTTTCCGcgcttctctcttctcttccttcaccttcttcttattctcttttCTAGCCGCTTTCCTGTCTGCAGGCGTCTGTGTATCGCTTTCAGAATATGAATCCACTTCGGAATCActttcatcattttcatcctcGTCGGACTCTGAGTCACCATCTGCCTTTGAAAGGCCAGATTTATCATCAGAGTTGATATGTGAAACCTCTGTAGGATTTGATTTCACATGCTGCTTGTCATTTTGCGACGAAGGTTGTGATATTGATAATGCGTGTTTAAGTCCAGTGATGGTCTGATAGTATAAATCGCCGGTGTCCTTCCCACTTGTTATGCGTNNTAACATCATCTAGCGTCTTAGGAATGTAAGTCTGTACAGAGAATTCAGGAAATTGAAAATgtaaaaaagaacaaaagaacacCGTGCTGACCAGACTATAAACACGGTTGATTCAAAGACCAAATCTGAACCCCATTtcaattattcaaaataaaaagcaaaacaAGTGAATCAAACTCATATCTATAGATTGACTTAAATATCATACTAATTAAGAAAAGGATCAAGTAAGAAGCTGACATAACAAATCAGTTTACCTGCATAAATACCGAGTCTGCAATCTCATCCTCTACAGATACATCTCCTCTTGCTGAGATTTTTTGTTGCATCTAGAATTTTTTgagaagcataaaaaaattatttcttgaAGTTGTTCAGAAAATGCAGAGAAATAActaataagaaaacaaaaagacaaATACCTCTTCCAAATAACCATCCACAGCATCATCAGCAATAGTTGGATCAACAATAAAATCGAACAGTTCTCTTATCGTCATGACAGCCACACCATGCTTTTTAAAGAAGTCCTGCAAACCAACATGACAAAAACTACTTAATCACACCTTTACCTCATTATCCCCATTACAGAGATATAAAAAACAGAACAAGAAATCAATCATTTATTGCTACAAGTGCTTACTGATATATGAATACAATCTTCACGCAAGAAATCGAGGGCATGAGGATGGTCAGGATCAACAGCTTGAGAAACATCAATAATATACAAGTGACCCTAACAAATAGAGAACAACCATATTAGCTATTGACAGAGGCATTTAATCAATGAAATATAAACAGGTGAAGAGGAGATCACCTCAAAATAAAGTATATTATATTCGCTGAGGTCACCATGAACCAATTTGCACTTTTGATACAATGTCCGCATTGCAATAATCATCTGTAAAACAAATCCTCgtataatttcaaattaaaacctTGGTAGCACAGAAGAGCCTAATGCCCTtagaatactaaaaaaaaatgtGCAACAGTATTTCCATTAAGGATCCCTAAAATAATACTCAAAACTGTCGACTCACTGACTCTATTATTGACTTCACACCAAAGCATCTTTAAGGTATAATCTTTAAGAATTGAGATATCAGCTAAAAGGCCAAGTTCAAAATTATATCATGCAAGCATCACAATATACTATTGTAGTAATTTGACACACCTCAAGATAGCCTTCACGTAACTTGTCTAAAGATAAGTTTGCATCTTTAAGACGAGGGGCAGCCCAACCAGCCTTTCctgtgaaaaatgaaaaaataaactcAGAAATTCAATTGAAATTGTACTTATGTTTCTTATGAATGATCAATATTGGGGGCAATTACAATCAATTCCAACTTCGATATATGTGACAAAAATTAGTGAACAACTGCctcactttcttttcttccttttctctcttttcttataCCAGATAATGAACAGCAGATGGATGAAAGCACTGTATCAAATATGTGCACAGAATTACATTGATCACAGTATGGGGACGTTTTGTGAATGTGGAGAATAAAAGCAGTACCTATAAATTCCATAACCAAAACATGCAGCCTCAGAAGAAGAGGTGTAGGGCACCTAAGTCCTGCTGCCTTTAGCCTGCAATTCAATTTGGGAAGAGATGAGAGAAGGAAATAATTAAGGTTAGGTATGCATGGATCCAAACTATCTGATACAGATTTactggaaaaataaaagaaaaggtaaaGTAAAAGCTTTAAAAAATTGAAGCACATGGGACTGGCCCTCTAAGGCTCTAACACACATAAAGATTTACTAGGTTCATTTCAGTTTATTCTATCAGACATACATCAAATCCATAAAAGATCTTTGAACtgtaacaaattattattactCTAGTACCTGGTTAAGTAACTGCCATAAAcccaaataattttaaactgttttttttttttattttgatagaaAAAACAAGATGAATGTTCGTAGCACTTCATGCATAGTGTAAAGGTAAAAGGATTAATGACAAAAAAACCTGTAAAGAACATTTGACTGAGAAACATGTGTACAGTTTACCTTCTTTTCCAATTATTTTGATtatccaatttaattttttacatgaaTTTTTCATAGCACTTCTTTTAGTAAAGTTCATAACCAACCCAACAGGGAAACAAACAGGGGGGAGAAAAGGAAGCAAACCTCATAAGATTCCTCATTTCTTTCTCTGCCCATGTTTTTACCATTTTCCTGGGATTATGCCTGCAGTATCCATTTCTAAAACGGTAGTCTCCTTGCACATATCTATCTCTATCCCTGATATCATTCAGAGAATAAAGTTcagtttatataattaataaaaatgcaaCTTTGAACGATGTAACACTCGTTATACTTACTTAAAAACCAGAATGGATGTTTTGTATACTTTAATTGCAAGTTCTTGACCATCAGATTTGGTTGCATGATAAACATTTGCCTTTAGAACAAATAAAAAGGAAGAAACGAACTCAATATGACATATAACTAATTGTCAAAACAGAATAGTCTGAGACATCATCTTGGAACCTAAACCATGATGTTCAGAAACaggaaaacacaaaataaaagttTCTGGTGCACCACATACTTCCTTTCCAGTTGAAATGCATCCATTGATATCATGAAACACACCTCGGTTAAGCATTTTGAACAAAACCATGCGCGTTCTAGGATCAATTGCCTAGGAAAACCAGAGTTAGTTGCATAGTAATTATATTTGGCTAATAGACAAGTTTAAGAGTGATTAGGGTAGTATCACCTGCTCAACAGTGGCGCGGTCTGCCTTATCAGTAGTTTTAGTTTTACCAATGGCCATCTCTCGAACACTACCACGAATTGCCGTACTCACAGAGTTAGACATCCCAACATTCATCCTCCCTTCCCACTCCTGCACCACCAAATCTAAATTTTGAGTCATTAATCCAATTATATATGTGAAAACCTAAATTTTAGGGTTTACCTCTAAGGGAGACGCACGAATGTGGTGCGTGAACTTCTGGTTGCGGTTAGAGAGAGGCTGGAGGGTGGAGGAGTTGACGGCGGCGTGGTGGTGGCCGCCATGGGCGTTGGGGCGGCGAGAATTGAGAGAGAAGGAAGCGTCGACGACGTCGTCATCGTCCTTGGAGTCAAGCCAGTCAAGGGCGTCACCGATCTCGGAATCCGAAGAAAACGATtcctcttcttcatcatcatcatcatcaacctcatctactactactacttgTTCTTCTGGTTCTCTTTCTTGGTGTCGCTGGTTCTCCATTGAATTGAAGTGAAGTTTTGCTTTACAGAGCGTTTGGATGGACCTAACTGCCAAACTGAAAGGAATGCGGCGGGAACGAGGCCTCAGAGGTAAGACCCCATATAAACCTATAAATATTTCTGcacaaattaacaaattaaaattgaaatttgaaatttgaaaattgaaaatatatatttaattatgaaaatttaattttgatatattatgtTAATATGCCGTCTAATTAGGTAACGTTGTGTCAGAAAAATAACTGCATTTATATTTATCACATGAATAATTATTGAAgaaatcaaatataattaaacaattatataaaatatctttACATTGTGagtgtattaaaaaaaataaaaaaattataaagtaattataataaatttattttgaatactTTTGACACATAAAAGAAGTAAATTATTCTCTCTATATTATTGCATAATAAATTTATCTTAAATACTTTTAACACGTAAAATgggataaaaaatttaatatgcaTCCAAAATTAGTATTTCTTATTAAAATGAGTCCATTAGATGAAATAtcggatttttttattttaataaataaaataattataataattgctgaaataaataatttaaaaaatatttaccaaaataaatatcactctcttatctcgtttacattgtaaaaaatataattttgtacgtatctcgtttacactgtaaatgagatatgaCACGTCAGCCTGATACGTGTATATCATATTTACAAGAATAAATGTCCTTTCCGGTCCCTAACGATTTGCCCGATGGACTTCCCACCCCCTAAGAAATCTAAATACCCAAATCGATCCCTATCTATTATTATTTCAGTACGTTCCAGTCCCTGCAACCGGATCCGAGCAGGTCACTGGCTGATGTGTCAGTAACTTGTCCACGTGGATTTCTCTCCTTCATAATTGGGACAAATCGCCCTCTGTACCTTTGTTGAAACGTTGCGTTTCATTATGAGCGTTATCTCCTGGGTGTTCATAGTTATTTAGggttttttctttattcttcaTTGTCTTCATCGTGTGTAGAGTGAAGATAAAGGGTTTTCTCCTGAAGAACAATATGGCTATGAAAGTCAGAGACTCTTCTTCACGAATCGTGGAGGAAAGCAATGAAGTTGGGAAGAATTTGTGCTGGAGTCCAACTCTGGGTTCCACTGGGAGTATAGGAGAAAAGGCAAATCAAGGCAAGAAAAGATTTGTAGCACCCAGATGTCATTGTGGCACATATGCAATATTGTTTCAATCTAGCACTGCAGAAAATTCGAacagacttttttttttgttgctctTATTTTAAGGTaatcatttttcaattttagttttgtttcaaaattccTTGCCATTACTATGGAGTGTTATTTGTTGCAGACCGCAGCTCCACATTGCAAATACTTTGCTTGGCTTGATGAATATGTTGAGTCATATTCACATAAAGCTTATGTCAATCAGAATGGTGTGGTTGAAAGTTTGAAGACGATGAAAGAAAGATTGGAGGCACTGGAAGTAATGATGGCAAAgcagaaaattgaaaaaacatTTGGAGGCAACACTAAATACAGAACATTAACCActtttttaattgaaattgCAGTTACACTTATAATTTCATCAATTTGCAGTGGGTTAATTGagaaaaatatgaatttgattTAGTGTGTAATGTTATGTAAATAGAAGACAACTACTTAAtgtattattgttgaaattcaTAGCTTGTATGAAGACAACAACTGATGTTATGATTATTTACTCTAATTCAGtgatacttaatttattttatttcatgtagttattagaatttaaaatagtgTATTGAGATATTATCATATTGTATTATTATGAGTTTCTGAAACACATGTCTATGAAGATAACAAtgtaaataaatattcaaatctcAGAGAAATTTGGAATTGCACTCTAATTTTTGAGAGTTTCATAAAAGTTGAAACCAACATATAAAGTGATTAAGTGATTCACAAACTAAAGCATGAGTATTTTACAAAAAGTTCACTCCAAAATATGACCTGCTCCAGAGTTTCACTCAGAAGACCATGTGTGTTTTTTCAACTTGATGCtaaaacaaaaaccaaaaaaattgacTGTATCTCTAAATCAACCTTGAGTATTATGTAGACTTCAAATCAGAACCTAATAATAACATCAACACTATAACCAAAATAACTAAGATAGAGTCTTCCCCTAAACCAAAGTTCTACATTTTCTAAACAACATAATATCCATATAGCAAGTCCTTTCACTGTTTTTTTGGTGGAGGCTTCATTCCCAACTATACTCTGCAGACttgtatttataaaataatatctaataatCTAAACAATATCTACACTATAATCCAACTATACTCTGCAGAATTATAAACAATATCAGAATAGGTTGGCAAATGTTGTTACCTTCTGTTGGTCGGACATGAGATTCCATCCGCGCACTTGATGGTCTCCCAAATCATCCTGAAGTCGAGTTAAGAACCACATCCAGTTCTCTGTATTTTCTGCTCTTGTAACAGCATATGCAATAACGAATACATGGTTGTTAGCATCAAGTGACATTGCAGTTAGGAGTTGGCCTCCATAATACCCCTTTAAAAAGCATCCATCTAGGCCTATTAGTGGTCTACAACCCTTAACAAACCCATTTCTGCACGCATTTAAGCATATGTAAATTTTGTCAAACAGCGGTAGAGATTACGGAATTGGGTCAACACATATGTCAGACGTGCTGTCTGGGTTACTCCTATGCAACTCTTGTAAATAATCCCACAACTTCCCATATTGTGCCTTGTCATTCCCAACAACAATTTCTCTAGCTGCTTTCAAAGCCGTTTGGATCATTTTTGGATGGACCTGAACATTGTAGTCCTGTTTCATATGCTCCGTTGCTTCCTTCGGTGTCAGCTTAGGCTGTGTTGCCAACCTTTTTTCCAGCTTATCTGTGACCCATGCCCTATCGGCCAAATTGCTTCCATAATCCCTTCCACATGTATGCTTGTTGTGAAATGTTTTTACCTCAAATGCCATTGTTTTTGAGTTCCTTGCCACATATATTAACCATGGGCAGTTATCCTCCGCACATATAGCCCTGACCCTCTCCTTTTCATTCTTGATATACATGCAATCTCTTTCATCCCAGACAAATACATCCTTCAAGGCCTTCTTAAATCTCTCCATAGTCGAAAATTGCATTCCAAGCTCAAACCGAACCTCTCCATATTCATTTTCTTCATTGAAATCAAGTCCGTGCATTGTCCTCTCATCCTCAGAAGATACCGGGGTATGACACTCTTCAGAAGCATATTCATAGTTGTAGTTATCACTGTCACTCTTCTCATTAACCACTGCTAGACCTCCTAGTTCATCTTCTACTGGCCCTCCCATATCTGTTTCTACTGACCCTTGGGCAGAATCCAACCCACTAGGAGGTGTCTCAGTTCGATTTCCTTTACTAGATTTACCGTATAGCACAtgtctcttcctcctcctcccaGTATACCtctttgatgatttcttaccATTTTTCTTAGGTGACactttcttcttgtttgataGAGACACtgatcctttttcttttgttttttttccatGTCTTTTTGGTGACT from Arachis duranensis cultivar V14167 chromosome 4, aradu.V14167.gnm2.J7QH, whole genome shotgun sequence encodes:
- the LOC107485648 gene encoding LOW QUALITY PROTEIN: uncharacterized protein LOC107485648 (The sequence of the model RefSeq protein was modified relative to this genomic sequence to represent the inferred CDS: inserted 2 bases in 1 codon), whose protein sequence is MENQRHQEREPEEQVVVVDEVDDDDDEEEESFSSDSEIGDALDWLDSKDDDDVVDASFSLNSRRPNAHGGHHHAAVNSSTLQPLSNRNQKFTHHIRASPLEEWEGRMNVGMSNSVSTAIRGSVREMAIGKTKTTDKADRATVEQAIDPRTRMVLFKMLNRGVFHDINGCISTGKEANVYHATKSDGQELAIKVYKTSILVFKDRDRYVQGDYRFRNGYCRHNPRKMVKTWAEKEMRNLMRLKAAGLRCPTPLLLRLHVLVMEFIGKAGWAAPRLKDANLSLDKLREGYLEMIIAMRTLYQKCKLVHGDLSEYNILYFEGHLYIIDVSQAVDPDHPHALDFLREDCIHISDFFKKHGVAVMTIRELFDFIVDPTIADDAVDGYLEEMQQKISARGDVSVEDEIADSVFMQTYIPKTLDDVXXRITSGKDTGDLYYQTITGLKHALSISQPSSQNDKQHVKSNPTEVSHINSDDKSGLSKADGDSESDEDENDESDSEVDSYSESDTQTPADRKAARKENKKKVKEEKREARKNKIPKAVKKRKKKLAKAKKTR